A single region of the Salvia miltiorrhiza cultivar Shanhuang (shh) chromosome 8, IMPLAD_Smil_shh, whole genome shotgun sequence genome encodes:
- the LOC130997410 gene encoding uncharacterized protein LOC130997410: MVVKMMKWRPRQSKKLEARITVDHLKSGVVGGGDCSRYSVEIKWKGAKGISLSSLRKSVRRNFTKEMSLNQDGVARFDEEFRCFCALSANKDGLFHPWEVSFTVFNGSNSVGTASLNLADFDKQGRDIDIPLLIINASLHLSIHLVELRNVQDQAEAAPKPILLFPRSPCYGEMFSTEKQDLKANSSPIRVNIFKGLSALRPKRAGQEDDGGSSERSEGGVYPLDSSDSDGHASGEGLSEEDSGDRKSFSYGTLAYANHAGAVSAAAHSNTSSGEDEDWLYYTHHTKPTSPPDHLMQEQNAKRRLLPWRKRKLSFKSPKMKGEPLLKKYYGEEGGDDIDFDRRQLSSSDESTLTKDGESSGARASAFGDDGFAVGAWEDREITSRDGHMKLKTQVFFASIDQRHERAAGESACTALVAVIANWLQSNDNEMPIKSQLDSLIREGSLEWRSLCDNEAYRERFPDKHFDLETVLEAKVRPLSVVPEKSFVGFFHPDGLDDKGCDFLQGAMSFDNIWDEISASASEMPSSARPLVYIISWNDHFFVLKVEQDAYYIIDTLGERLYEGCNQAFILKFDRDSTIHQITNETHNKPAEDKPEQNEDKEGSTGKEVVTSNHAEGKNLEESSVVCTGKESCKEYINSFLAAIPIRELLADLKKGLLASTPLHHRLQIEFHYTECLHPHKEAGTEGEDDTKGSLPLEALEAENL; the protein is encoded by the exons ATGGTGGTGAAGATGATGAAGTGGAGGCCGCGGCAATCGAAGAAATTGGAGGCGAGGATCACCGTTGATCATCTCAAAAGCGGCGTCGTAGGAGGTGGCGATTGCTCGAGATATTCGGTTGAGATCAAATGGAAAGGCGCGAAAGGGATCTCCTTGAGCTCTTTGAGGAAGAGTGTGAGAAGGAATTTCACCAAGGAGATGTCGCTGAACCAAGACGGAGTCGCTCGATTCGACGAAGAATTTCGATGTTTCTGCGCTTTATCGGCGAACAAGGACGGCCTCTTTCATCCATGGGAGGTCTCCTTCACCGTTTTCAAT GGGTCGAACAGTGTAGGCACTGCATCCTTGAATCTTGCAGATTTCGACAAACAAGGCAGAGACATAGATATTCCTCTTCTCATCATCAATGCTTCGCTTCAT CTTTCAATCCATCTTGTTGAATTGAGAAATGTCCAAGATCAAGCTGAAGCAGCGCCTAAACCCATTCTCTTGTTTCCTCGATCACCATGCTATGGTGAAATGTTCTCCACAGAGAAGCAAGATCTCAAGGCCAACAGCAGCCCCATTAGAGTCAACATCTTCAAGGGTCTCTCCGCGCTCAGACCCAAAAGGGCAGGTCAAGAAGACGACGGCGGCAGCTCCGAGAGGAGCGAGGGTGGTGTCTACCCGCTCGACTCCTCCGATTCAGACGGCCACGCCTCCGGTGAAGGCCTCTCCGAAGAGGATTCTGGCGACAGGAAGTCTTTTAGTTATGGGACTTTGGCCTATGCCAACCACGCCGGAGCAGTGTCAGCGGCGGCTCACTCCAACACGAGCAGCGGCGAGGACGAGGACTGGCTCTACTACACCCATCACACCAAGCCCACGTCACCTCCTGATCATCTGATGCAGGAGCAGAACGCGAAGCGTCGGCTTCTGCCATGGAGGAAGCGGAAGTTGAGCTTCAAGTCTCCCAAGATGAAGGGGGAGCCGTTGCTGAAGAAGTACTACGGTGAGGAAGGCGGAGACGATATTGATTTTGATCGGAGGCAGCTTAGCTCCTCAGATGAATCCACCTTAACG AAAGATGGGGAGAGTTCCGGTGCACGTGCCTCCGCATTTGGAGACGATGGTTTCGCCGTCGGTGCCTGGGAGGATAGGGAGATCACGAGCCGCGATGGACACATGAAGCTTAAAACACAAGTTTTCTTCGCCTCAATCGACCAGAGGCACGAACGTGCAGCCGGTGAAAGTGCATGCACAGCTCTGGTTGCTGTGATAGCCAACTGGCTGCAATCCAACGACAATGAGATGCCGATCAAGTCCCAGCTTGACAGCCTCATCCGTGAAGGATCACTGGAGTGGAGGAGCCTCTGTGACAATGAGGCCTACAGGGAACGCTTCCCGGACAAGCATTTCGATCTCGAGACAGTGCTGGAGGCAAAGGTCCGGCCACTTTCTGTTGTTCCGGAGAAATCATTCGTCGGATTTTTCCATCCGGATGGATTGGATGACAAAGGGTGTGATTTCCTCCAAGGTGCCATGTCATTTGACAACATATGGGATGAAATCTCTGCATCTGCCTCAGAGATGCCTTCCTCCGCTCGCCCCCTCGTCTACATCATCAGCTGGAACGATCACTTCTTCGTCTTGAAGGTCGAACAAGATGCATACTACATCATTGACACTCTGGGTGAGAGGCTCTACGAAGGCTGCAACCAAGCCTTCATCTTGAAATTTGATAGAGATTCCACGATTCATCAGATCACCAACGAGACTCACAATAAACCTGCCGAGGATAAACCAGAGCAGAACGAGGATAAGGAGGGCTCTACTGGGAAAGAAGTGGTTACCAGTAATCATGCTGAAGGAAAGAATTTGGAAGAATCAAGCGTCGTCTGCACGGGCAAAGAGTCGTGCAAAGAGTACATCAATAGCTTTCTGGCTGCAATCCCCATCAGGGAGTTGCTAGCTGACCTGAAAAAGGGGCTGCTGGCATCGACACCTCTTCATCATCGCCTGCAAATCGAGTTCCATTACACCGAATGCCTGCATCCACACAAGGAAGCAGGAACGGAAGGAGAAGATGATACTAAGGGATCCTTACCATTGGAAGCATTAGAAGCTGAAAACTTGTAG
- the LOC130998269 gene encoding uncharacterized protein LOC130998269: MFTSEEWTQNKLSKEAKGKQATKIELMPSFWNNIVYTLKVMTPPVRVLQLVDGEKKPAMGYIYEAMKKAKEAIAKWDCQLHRPLHAAGHFLNPDILYDNKQLEFDMEVTRGLYDTIERLVPSKDVQDKILVEMASYKSCGGLFGSDFAERRRKKIPPAQWWRMYGHSAPNLQQLAIKILGLTCSASGCERNWSVFEQIHSKKRNRLEHKKLHDLVYVKYNQKLVERYNHIHEIDLISLNDIDECNEWLVGEVDDENDARNDLVFESDSLNWDTVYEASGAGELATYTRRAIAGKRKQSKGKELERVLEDEELDDEDEVDENDIDEESEGEEEEGFAPLDDDEEDDYVDVDEED; this comes from the exons ATGTTCACTTCTGAAGAATGGACACAAAATAAGTTGTCTAAGGAAGCTAAGGGGAAACAGGCAACAAAAATTGAACTCATGCCTTCGTTTTGGAATAATATTGTGTACACTCTCAAGGTCATGACTCCTCCTGTACGAGTCCTTCAACTTGTTGATGGTGAAAAGAAACCGGCAATGGGGTACATTTATGAAGCAATGAAGAAGGCAAAAGAAGCAATAGCAAA GTGGGACTGCCAACTCCATAGGCCTTTGCATGCAGCTGGTCACTTCTTGAATCCAGACATATTATATGACAACAAGCAGTTGGAATTTGATATGGAGGTCACTAGAGGATTGTATGATACCATTGAAAGGTTGGTGCCAAGCAAAGATGTTCAAGATAAGATTCTTGTAGAGATGGCAAGCTACAAGTCTTGTGGTGGTCTATTTGGTAGTGACTTTGCTGAACGACGACGCAAGAAAATTCCTCCCG CTCAATGGTGGAGGATGTATGGCCACTCGGCTCCAAATTTGCAACAACTTGCTATTAAAATCTTAGGCCTAACTTGTAGTGCATCCGGATGTGAGCGCAATTGGAGTGTATTTGAGCAG ATCCATTCAAAAAAGAGAAATAGGCTTGAGCATAAGAAGTTGCATGATTTGGTTTATGTCAAGTATAATCAAAAGTTGGTTGAGAGGTATAATCATATACATGAAATTGATCTAATTTCACTCAATGATATTGATGAGTGCAATGAGTGGTTAGTTGGAGAGGTGGATGATGAAAATGATGCAAGGAATGATTTGGTTTTTGAGAGTGATTCACTTAATTGGGACACTGTTTATGAGGCTTCGGGGGCTGGGGAGTTGGCTACTTATACTAGACGTGCCATCGCAGGGAAAAGAAAGCA ATCAAAAGGGAAAGAGTTAGAGAGGGTGCTTGAGGATGAAGAACTTGATGATGAGGATGAGGTTGATGAGAATGACATTGATGAGGAATCCGAAGGAGAAGAGGAAGAAGGGTTTGCTCCTTtggatgatgatgaagaagatgactaCGTGGATGTTGATGAGGAGGACTAG